From the genome of Onthophagus taurus isolate NC chromosome 5, IU_Otau_3.0, whole genome shotgun sequence, one region includes:
- the LOC111426235 gene encoding uncharacterized protein: MDYYSATGSCVETVRALHQTIGSLKSALERSRNEILDLKSRSFYPQSEQNNLRDKQLTTSKIVSFSNVFDGDKQVSSSNSLRLQQKSKVSRKLPRFKEEIVDSKSKVICSENSNYDNAKNVVDVDKAKHLGHVIEAAINKISENHNKRIKKNAKRLKNNTKKNEQDEQVLCGDKEVKNKKQIEFSVEISKKPSKPININILTKYKKKKTKMDEDKSEKLEEHNLNDEEENINIVPPLDLTNLNDTEQEVDDIELIFTTEETKDTDFKEELVPIDTLLQCPLSDYDEKLSGDTSDRELEDDVFNDNETNQEENIHGSKSDNSIHDGKSLKSYYSFQDSSFENKSLEKDESFDRFEEKVRIVETDISKIGIQDSEYNLGRRNTCPNPIQYRPIMHREALGRGARKNRPFGVHVNVRKDSEAQTNISAIPGSSWRSESSLAHKVKIGDNFTTLPSKFPHPGSRLQLSEKTVEARRVLLSDIGFTSMVPELSRSADHLCPPVTRNAPPTSYGQFLRTTDLYSPAYTQTQRYLWTTTTPSDRSNSQSRYSSQFISSPPIITRRCSAPVSPSKRPLKMATSKVRFANGSLPELRSDWTNVDSGESTDSLVEEAEHYLRRSIDCLAPCHNVCFKSDSSKTIRRASAPEPCRDNVPPQGWQPFLPRIPRDLHLDYWVKVITAEGRVRGGRVRYVGPLLNQSDMFIGVQLSTPDGQSDGTHNNRRYFNCEPYHGLFIPFKKIIMGWRP; this comes from the exons ATGGACTATTACAGTGCGACGGGTTCGTGCGTTGAGACCGTGAGGGCCCTCCATCAAACCATTGGCAGTCTCAAATCGGCTTTGGAACGAAGTCGCAATgaaatattagatttaaagTCAAGAAGTTTTTATCCGCAAAGTGAACAGAATAATTTGAGAGATAAACAACTAACGACGTCGAAGATTGTATCGTTTTCAAACGTTTTTGATGGGGACAAACAGGTAAGCTCTTCAAATAGCTTacgtttacaacaaaaatcgAAAGTTTCGAGGAAGTTGCCTagatttaaagaagaaattgttgattcaaaatcaaaagtgATTTGTAGTGAAAATAGCAATTACGATAACGCCAAAAATGTGGTCGATGTTGATAAAGCGAAACATTTAGGGCATGTCATCGAAGCTGCTATCAATAAAATAAGcgaaaatcataataaaagaattaaaaagaacgCTAAAAggctaaaaaataatacaaaaaagaatgAGCAAGATGAACAAGTGTTGTGTGGTGATaaagaagttaaaaataaaaaacaaatagaatTTTCAGTCGAGATTAGCAAGAAACCATCTAAACcaattaacattaatatcCTTACTAAGTACAAGAAGAAAAAGACTAAAATGGATGAAGATAAAAGtgaaaaattagaagaacACAACTTAAACGATGAAGaagaaaacataaatattgtacCACCTTTAGATTTAACAAACTTAAATGATACCGAACAAGAAGTTGACGATATAGAATTAATATTCACAACGGAAGAAACGAAGGACACcgattttaaagaagaattagtCCCAATCGACACTTTGTTACAATGTCCCCTATCTGATTatgatgaaaaattatctgGAGATACATCCGATCGTGAATTAGAAGACGACGTTTTCAACGATAACGAAACAAACCAAGAAGAAAACATTCACGGTTCAAAATCGGACAACTCAATCCACGATgggaaaagtttaaaaagttattattcgTTTCAAGATTCAAGCTTTGAGAATAAATCGTTGGAGAAAGATGAAAGTTTCGATCggtttgaagaaaaagttaGAATCGTAGAGACggacatttcaaaaattgggATTCAAGATAGCGAGTATAACTTGGGGAGGAGAAATACGTGTCCCAATCCGATACAATATCGACCGATTATGCATCGGGAAGCTTTGGGAAGGGGTGCAAGAAAAAATCGACCTTTTGGGGTTCACGTAAATGTCAGGAAAGATTCTGAGGCGCAAACTAATATTTCTGCTATTCCGGGATCTTCGTGGAGGTCAGAGAGTAGTTTAGCACAtaaa gttaaAATCGGTGATAATTTTACAACTTTACCATCAAAATTTCCTCACCCAGGATCGAGATTACAACTTTCAGAGAAAACCGTAGAAGCCCGACGAGTTTTACTCTCCGATATTGGTTTTACGAGTATGGTGCCTGAATTATCTCGATCTGCTGATCATTTATGTCCGCCTGTTACAAGGAATGCCCCCCCGACATCATACGGACAATTTTTGCGTACAACAGATCTTTATTCTCCAGCTTATAca CAAACTCAGAGATATTTATGGACAACCACAACTCCTTCGGATCGGAGTAATTCCCAATCGAGGTATTCGAGCCAATTCATTTCTTCACCTCCTATTATTACCAGAAGATGTTCTGCGCCGGTTTCCCCATCGAAGCGACCTTTAAAAATGGCCACTTCAAAGGTTAGGTTTGCGAATGGTTCGCTTCCGGAGTTACGATCGGATTGGACTAATGTGGATAGTGGTGAATCAACCGATAGCCTCGTAGAGGAGGCTGAACATTATTTAAGGAGATCAATTGATTGTTTAGCACCGTGTCATAACGTTTGTTTCAAAAGTGATTCTTCAAAAACTATTAGGAGGGCTTCAGCCCCTGAACCATGTAGAGATAACGTACCCCCTCAAGGTTGGCAACCGTTTTTACCAAGAATTCCGCGCGATCTCCACTTAGATTACTGGGTAAAAGTAATCACTGCGGAAGGTCGAGTTCGAGGAGGAAGAGTTCGTTATGTAGGGCCTCTTTTGAATCAATCTGATATGTTTATCGGGGTGCAATTAAGCACCCCTGATGGGCAATCAGATGGGACGCACAATAATAGGAGATATTTTAATtg CGAACCTTACCATGGTTTATTCATCCCCTTCAAAAAGATAATTATGGGTTGGAGGCCCTGA
- the LOC111426254 gene encoding inositol polyphosphate 5-phosphatase E, producing the protein MTMEEAKNKPKKTTISKLLLPKVPNKVGALNRSRSTNVKPSSPCMRRLTRSNSASPSDTEDICRRPLNLDLSHLKSKETEKVERIFGEKTEEYFLYSPKLDKPGIQLRRCSSADENINRTTTPEFDEKKFIEKCVSHETGLNEDIAGMNSLAAQGLMAAQVLHLIPTVKARQRNFLHGKIGAHSLLGPSELDRNLPNRTIHIFVGTWNMNGQTPPKEMNDFVLPIGMEHVPDILAFGTQESCSERFEWEVCLQETIGPSHVLFHSISLGTLHLAIFLRRDLIWYCSVPEESYISVRPGTAFRTKGAVACSFMVFGTSFLFVNTHLTAHQEKVKERVSDVKKIVNSLDLPKNLIVKNKVKDVTQNFDYVFWAGDLNFRLATPRTKVLEWLSKTSFPLPAHLPHGCLHHDQLCSVLADGAAFRGFSEAQITFPPTYKYDPGTQNFDTSSKQRTPAYTDRILYKHRHSRRLSGQPETPPIECLVYDSVPSIVTSDHKPVWGVFRAHVRPGLDTIPLAAGLFNREIYLEGIRRRATALGDASDASTTLYNR; encoded by the exons ATGACCATGGAAGAGGCCAAGAACAAACCAAAAAAGACCACGATTAGTAAACTCTTACTACCAAAGGTACCGAATAAAGTAGGAGCTTTAAATCGAAGTCGTAGCACGAATGTAAAACCGTCTAGTCCGTGTATGAGACGATTAACCCGTTCGAATTCGGCTTCACCCTCCGATACTGAAGATATTTGCCGAAGACCCCTTAATTTGGATCTGTCTCATTTAAAATCGAAGGAAACGGAGAAAGTTGAGCGTATTTTCGGGGAGAAAACCgaagaatattttttgtatagtCCCAAATTGGATAAg ccTGGAATACAATTGAGAAGATGTAGTAGCGCCGATGAAAACATTAATCGTACTACAACACCggaatttgatgaaaaaaaatttatagaaaaatgtgtttcGCACGAAACTGGGTTAAATGAAGATATTGCAGGGATGAATAGTTTAGCAGCACAAGGTTTGATGGCCGCACAAGTTTTACATTTAATCCCAACGGTTAAAGCACGCCaacgaaattttttacatggaAAAATCGGGGCCCATTCGCTTTTAGGACCATCGGAATTAGATCGGAATTTACCAAACAGAACGATTCATATTTTCGTTGGCACTTGGAATATGAATGGACAAACACCTCCAAA agaaatgaatgattttgttttaccAATCGGAATGGAACACGTCCCCGATATTCTCGCTTTTGGTACTCAGGAATCATGTTCGGAGCGTTTCGAATGGGAAGTTTGTTTACAAGAAACTATCGGGCCATCCCACGTTCTATTTCATTCGATTTCGTTag GTACTCTTCATTTAGCGATTTTTCTTCGTCGCGATTTAATATGGTATTGTTCCGTGCCAGAAGAATCCTACATATCAGTTCGACCAGGAACTGCTTTTCGCACAAAAGGAGCCGTTGCCTGTTCTTTTATGGTGTTTGGAACTTCGTTTCTTTTCGTTAACACCCACTTAACAGCGcatcaagaaaaagttaaagaaCGGGTATCAGACGTGAAAAAAATCGTCAATTCTCTtgatttaccaaaaaatctcATCGTTAAAAACAAGGTCAAAGATGTTACTCAAAATTTCGATTACGTATTTTGGGCTGGagatttaaattttcgatTGGCAACCCCTCGAACTAAAGTGCTTGAGTGGTTATCAAAAACGAGTTTCCCACTTCCAGCTCATTTACCGCACGGATGTTTACATCACGATCAGTTATGTTCGGTTTTAGCTGATGGAGCTGCTTTTAGAGGATTTTCTGAGGCTCAAATAACATTTCCACCTACTTATaag taTGACCCAGGAACTCAAAACTTTGATACATCATCAAAACAACGTACCCCTGCGTATACTGATCGGATATTATATAAACATCGTCACTCAAGAAGACTTAGCGGTCAGCCAGAAACTCCTCCGATTGAGTGTTTGGTGTACGATTCAGTTCCTTCGATTGTTACTTCGGATCATAAGCCGGTTTGGGGTGTTTTTCGGGCTCACGTTCGCCCCGGTTTAGACAC gaTTCCATTGGCTGCTGGGCTATTTAACCGAGAGATTTACTTGGAGGGTATTCGTAGAAGAGCCACGGCTTTGGGAGATGcttcagatgcatcaacg acGCTGTATAATAGGTGA
- the LOC111426282 gene encoding synaptic vesicle membrane protein VAT-1 homolog, whose product MIKHSKSVVIHKFGGYDVLKIEDYSLPDLKDKIEVEVYYCGLNFCDIYKRLGFFNKPLPFVMGSEACGVITDLGLKTDQFQIGDRVICYDFEEGMYRTILRTSPEKCFKIPDEIPMEDGAAIFLNYLTAYFALFELGGIKSGFNVFIKSCGGGFGCAATQLARTVKNVTIYGVVSKGKEQQVQQNGVNFVYNNESDYLNEAKKDCPEGFDLILDNESGSWLNEGCKVLKFFGKIVVLSANSMINNPNSISLFSKLKLFVGVLSFQLSSLMNKSNSVCGLHTGNLVRENRKRVLECLNVIFDLYKNGEIKPKIDSIWPMEEVVQASKVLGERRNVGKVLLKTRN is encoded by the exons atgattaaacatTCAAAATCGGTtgtaattcataaatttggaggttatgatgttttaaag ATTGAAGATTACTCTTTACCcgatttaaaagataaaatcgaAGTTGAAGTTTATTATTGCGGCTTAAACTTTTGCGATATCTACAAAAGATTGGGATTTTTCAACAAACCGCTTCCTTTCGTGATGGGATCGGAAGCTTGTGGGGTTATCACCGATTTAGGATTGAAAACCGATCAATTCCAAATAGGTGATCGCGTAATTTGTTACGATTTCGAAGAGGGAATGTACCGAACGATTTTAAGAACTTCCCcggaaaaatgttttaaaatcccCGACGAAATTCCAATGGAAGATGGCGCTGCTAtctttctaaattatttaaccGCCTATTTCGCTTTATTCGAATTAGGAGGGATCAAATCggggtttaacgtttttattaaatcttgTGGGg gtGGATTTGGTTGTGCGGCAACCCAATTAGCAAGGACTGTCAAAAACGTCACGATATACGGGGTGGTATCAAAAGGAAAAGAACAACAAGTTCAACAAAACGGGGTTAATTTCGTTTATAACAACGAAAGTGATTATTTAAATGAGGCGAAAAAGGATTGTCCTGAAGGATTCGATTTAATTTTGGATAATGAATCGGGATCTTGGCTTAATGAAGGGTGTaaagttttaaagttttttggaaaaatcgtTGTGTTAAGCGCAAATTCGATGATAAATAACCCCAAttcaatttcgttattttctaaattaaaactattcgTGGGGGTGTTATCTTTTCAATTATCGAGTTTAATGAATAAATCGAACAGTGTGTGTGGGTTACACACAGGAAATTTAGTGCGGGAGAATCGAAAAAGAGTGTTGGAATGTTTgaatgttatttttgatttgtataaaaatggtGAGATTAAGCCCAAAATTGATTCGATTTGGCCAATGGAAGAGGTTGTGCAAGCATCAAAGGTTCTAGGTGAGAGGAGAAATGTTGGGAAAGTCTTATTGAAGACGAGAAATTAA
- the LOC139429884 gene encoding trypsin-like translates to MSFDSFDNEMLLFTVKMNVLKVIVFLILIGSSKSDNNNDLIIKSGYPKFPNPQQSCGVRGVDWNPRSSKVIGGESPPLGAVPWIVDLIHKGRHHCGGVLISSRLILTVAHCYLDGLSGRVGQQNETFEQILKVEKSIVHPDHRKSGPYSNDIALLLVSKPGFTRNKFIKPACVPKETPPEGTRCEVSGWGIFNPHGQKEISSTLQTATVPLLSSEICKKGHILGGKRQEILETMVCAGKLRGGVDACGGDSGGPLMCFHEGKFVLTGLVSWGDGCAKKHKPGVYTKVSSYKDWIVKTAEELGIKSV, encoded by the coding sequence ATGAGTTTCGATTCATTCGATAACGAGATGTTGTTGTTTACGGTTaaaatgaatgttttaaaGGTAATcgtgtttttaattttgattggtTCGTCGAAAagtgataataataatgatttgataataaaaagtgGTTACCCGAAATTTCCAAATCCGCAACAATCGTGTGGTGTTCGTGGTGTTGATTGGAATCCAAGGTCATCGAAGGTTATTGGAGGTGAATCACCACCTCTTGGAGCTGTACCGTGGATCGTCGATTTAATCCATAAAGGAAGACATCATTGTGGTGgtgttttaatttcttcgagaTTAATACTAACTGTTGCCCATTGTTATTTAGATGGGTTATCGGGGCGAGTTGGGCAACAAAACGAAACTTTCGAGCAAATCTTAAAGGTAGAAAAATCGATTGTTCATCCAGATCATCGAAAATCGGGTCCTTACAGCAACGATATTGCTTTACTTCTCGTTTCAAAGCCGGGATTTACTCgaaacaaattcataaaaccAGCTTGTGTACCCAAAGAAACGCCACCCGAAGGAACGCGTTGCGAAGTCTCAGGATGGGGTATTTTCAATCCTCATGGCCAAAAAGAAATCTCTTCGACTCTCCAAACCGCCACCGTTCCTCTTTTATCGTCGGAAATCTGTAAAAAAGGTCATATTTTAGGTGGGAAGCGGCAAGAAATTTTGGAAACGATGGTTTGCGCGGGGAAACTCCGCGGAGGTGTGGACGCTTGCGGGGGAGATTCGGGGGGTCCTTTAATGTGTTTTCATGAAGGGAAGTTTGTCTTAACCGGATTGGTGTCGTGGGGTGATGGTTGCGCGAAAAAACACAAACCGGGTGTTTACACAAAAGTGTCAAGTTATAAAGATTGGATTGTGAAAACTGCCGAAGAATTAGGCATAAAAtcagtttaa
- the LOC111426234 gene encoding uncharacterized protein isoform X3 translates to MVDNSSIIEGSVKFRDGKKWKSRWCVMRKLSPVADCLHLQLYRDSKDRYKQGQTKASLSLEHFLGLETGFTLDKESNTVAILCQDVVVVLAFDTRERLMQWQVKLSSHLNDGPHFLVLLSSSPVKARLPAGPAKMHVQEGGFCLSTGVPPRVVGHWLIPHLRRYGVIEGRFCFEGGSRCGRGEGLHVLLTDQGDEITQTLKLAAIGQLHTTRKRPVSRNMSGSAYDVNVPSNFHLCSCNEPSFIGVWDFLDERKEKGVLDSPRRPALRAEVRHPEITDPSLLTRVDSPYTDLDSSYGCGDVSSSDWGGGPPIERCLSCISKLGAMSRSSTATTAQCWEHTCDRHSISSGSDSSGWSQTVTKPPAPPPKLQHYNNYDIPKIPYPVGINNKIEELYDTPKKIKECLSETTIRKPCGCVLRVRPPEPEKMCMCQRLLSCWNGAEDPSALYATVDVGKKCKNKNRFESHNYANLDGNYGNYENMEFAQSLQLYENAKEVVKKAGLCSKCGHKDDYLMMEPPQTQSTPGGYIPMSPAVKQRLGKVLSSSNPNLTKPSGSAMLQTQIYQRKQILDCTDNLESRRKRSNSADSTCSCSQAVRRSSSVPCKANRDSSSSNDSGVFELPTRKAAVIQTLPRRSKSSDPLGDLSFRFQKEEGKSASAEAEVPVCPSGSTSSGTSDMSDYIETLSMSSHSSSDAPPPSCTLRPRSGNEYLSLQRLIVPVPEERHN, encoded by the exons attGTCTTCACCTTCAGTTATACCGCGACTCAAAGGACCGTTACAAACAAGGTCAAACGAAAGCCTCGTTATCGTTGGAACATTTCCTTGGTCTCGAAACGGGATTCACCCTCGACAAGGAATCGAACACCGTTGCTATTCTCTGTCAagacgtcgtcgtcgtcttAGCATTTGACACCCGAGAACGTCTCATGCAATGGCAAGTGAAATTATCGTCCCATTTGAACGATGGTCCCCATTTCCTGGTTTTGTTATCGTCGTCTCCGGTGAAAGCTCGTCTTCCAGCGGGACCGGCTAAAATGCACGTCCAAGAAGGAGGTTTTTGTTTAAGCACCGGAGTTCCACCCCGAGTTGTGGGACATTGGTTAATTCCTCATTTACGACGTTATGGCGTTATCGAGGGGAGGTTTTGCTTCGAAGGCGGATCGAGGTGTGGACGTGGTGAAGGTCTTCATGTACTTTTAACGGATCAAGGAGATGAAATTACGCAAACGTTGAAATTGGCGGCTATAGGACAATTACATACGACGAGAAAACGACCGGTTTCGAGAAATATGTCAG GATCTGCGTACGATGTTAACGTCCCATCGAATTTCCACCTGTGCTCCTGTAACGAGCCGAGTTTTATCGGTGTTTGGGACTTTTTGGAcgagagaaaagaaaaaggag ttTTGGATAGTCCAAGACGCCCGGCTCTTCGCGCGGAAGTTCGCCATCCAGAAATAACGGATCCATCACTTTTAACGCGGGTTGATTCCCCGTACACTGATTTAGATAGTAGTTATGGGTGCGGTGATGTTTCCTCGTCCGATTGGGGTGGAGGTCCACCGATTGAGAGATGTTTGAGTTGCATTAGTAAATTAGGCGCGATGAGTAGAAGCAGCACCGCAACAACTGCGCAATGCTGGGAACACACGTGCGATAGACATTCCATCAGTTCCGGTTCGGATAGTTCCGGTTGGAGCCAAACGGTCACAAAACCCCCGGCTCCTCCACCAAAATTACAACATTACAATAATTACGATATTCCAAAAATCCCATATCCAGTTGgaatcaacaacaaaattgaGGAATTGTATGATACCccgaaaaaaattaaggaatgttTGAGCGAAACCACCATAAGAAAACCATGCGGTTGCGTATTAAGAGTACGCCCTCCGGAACCAGAAAAAATGTGTATGTGCCAAAGATTATTATCATGTTGGAACGGAGCCGAAGATCCCTCAGCTTTGTACGCAACCGTCGATGTAgggaaaaaatgtaaaaacaagaACCGTTTTGAATCCCATAATTACGCAAATTTAGACGGAAATTATGGTAACTACGAAAACATGGAGTTTGCTCAATCATTACAATTATACGAAAACGCCAAAGAAGTGGTTAAAAAAGCCGGATTGTGTTCGAAATGTGGCCACAAAGACGATTACCTCATGATGGAACCACCTCAAACCCAATCAACCCCCGGTGGTTACATACCAATGTCCCCCGCTGTTAAACAACGCCTCGGAAAAGTTTTATCTTCCAGCAACCCAAATCTAACAAAACCTTCAGGCTCAGCAATGCTTCAAActcaaatttatcaaagaaaacaaATCCTAGATTGCACCGATAACTTAGAATCGAGAAGGAAACGTTCTAACTCGGCGGATTCAACGTGCAGTTGCTCCCAAGCAGTGCGCAGATCATCTTCAGTTCCATGCAAAGCCAATCGAGATTCATCAAGTTCGAACGATTCCGGCGTTTTTGAATTACCAACAAGAAAAGCAGCCGTTATACAAACGTTACCGAGACGATCAAAATCTTCAGATCCGCTTGGAGATTTAAGTTTTCGATTTCAAAAGGAAGAAGGGAAAAGCGCCAGCGCTGAAGCTGAGGTTCCCGTTTGTCCTTCCGGTTCAACTAGTAGCGGTACTTCCGATATGTCGGATTATATCGAAACTTTATCGATGTCTTCGCATAGTTCGAGCGATGCGCCTCCTCCATCTTGCACTCTAAGGCCGCGATCTGGAAATGAATACTTAAGTCTACAAAGACTTATTGTTCCTGTTCCTGAAGAGAGACATAATTAA